From Abiotrophia defectiva ATCC 49176:
TATTGAAGACCACAGTAGTACTCGTAAAGATATGTCAAAAGAAGATTTCTTTCTAGGTAAATACCCGGAGGAGAAGATTCAATTGGTACTGGTAGAGATAAAATCTAACCAGGAGCTTGAGAAGTGGACAAATGTAGAAGGTGTAGGGAATTTGAAGAACTATGTGCTTAAAGTTAAAGTAGATGGAACAGTGGAAGAGTTTTCAGCACTAATTAATGAGTTAGAGATATAGATTTATATGAAATTCAAGGGATTTAAATTACAAAATTAGGGGAAAGCTAATGAGTAAAAAAGTAGTATGTTTAATAGGTAATGGATTTGATTTAGCTCTGGGTCTCAGAACATCATATACGGATTTTCGAAACTTCATAGAGCTTAAGCATGGGAGTAAAATGTCCGAAAATCTGATTTATAAAGCACTCGAAGAGCATACGGGGGGCAATTGGAGTGATTTAGAGAAAAAATTAGGGGAAATATTCAAGAAATCTACATGGGAAGGTATTTTTAAAAACTCTGATTCTGTTTTAGATGGAGAGGAGTTACAGTTTTCAATTAATGAAGCAAGGGAAAATCTTATTGATGACTTAATAGAGCATCTCAAACAAGAAGAAAAAATACTAGGAAAAATTCAAATTGATGACGAAGTAAAAAATAACATGATCGAAGGTATACAACGCCTGTTTTCTCCGACGATTGAAAGAGATCAAGATATTTTAAAAAATCATCAGAGCTTGTATGGAGAAGATATATATTTTTATACTATTAGCTTCAACTATACAGATTCTTTCTCTTATCTGTTTAATAAAATCGAGAGTAGTGATTATAGCATTGGGAGAAGTTTTTCTCGATACGCTACTCTCTATCCGCATGGGACTAGTGAAATAGGGACTACAATTGGAGTGAATGATGAGACTCAGTTATTAGGTTATAAAGAAGGGGAAAGTGTTTTGGAGGCGGATACCGCTAAATTTATGATTAAACCTAGAAATAAAGAGCACGGGCAAGATAATCAATATGAGGATGCTCTACAACGAATCTCCATAGCTGATATCATCATAATATATGGGATGTCTTGCGGTGAGACGGACAAAGATTGGTGGGAGGCGATTGAAAAGAGACTTTTAGGGTATAAAAACTCAATCGCGATAGTTTTTAGCTATGAAACACTTCGGAGAACCCATAATAGCCAGGTAGAGAGAGTCCGGAATAGGGTCAGAAGTAAACTATGTAGTAGCTCAGAAAACATGGCTACTATAGGAAATCGAATTATTGTTGAATGTAGTAAGGACTTATTTTCCCATATTAAGAGTAAAACGGAGGAAGTACGTAAGCAAGTAGACGAAGTGCAAGTAACGAAAGAAGAGGATACTATTTGAAACTTCGTCTTTAGATGTTTTATCGATGGTAAATAAGCTGCTCACAAAAGTTGAATTGTTTGTTCGTGTTGGGGAAGTTTATTTTGTGAACATAAGTTAAGATTCGCTCTGCCACAAACTCTTCAATAAACACGACAAAAAATAGCCGTCCCCACTTTGACTCGCGGGATGGCTATTTTTAGTCATCTTCGCATAACCTTCTTATATAGCTCTGAACGGGAGTCGAGTTCGCCCTCGACTCCTTTTGTGCTTATTATTTCGTAAGGGTTTGGGGGAAGTCAAAACTATAATGTTCAGGATAAAAATACTTTTGTTGTTAGTTCATTAAATCGGATATAATATGGGTAGTATCGAATTTGTAAATCATCTCATTCAATTACGGGTGAGTTTGGTTAGAAAATGTTATAAGATATGTATAAAGAAATCTGTAATATCAATG
This genomic window contains:
- a CDS encoding AbiH family protein; its protein translation is MSKKVVCLIGNGFDLALGLRTSYTDFRNFIELKHGSKMSENLIYKALEEHTGGNWSDLEKKLGEIFKKSTWEGIFKNSDSVLDGEELQFSINEARENLIDDLIEHLKQEEKILGKIQIDDEVKNNMIEGIQRLFSPTIERDQDILKNHQSLYGEDIYFYTISFNYTDSFSYLFNKIESSDYSIGRSFSRYATLYPHGTSEIGTTIGVNDETQLLGYKEGESVLEADTAKFMIKPRNKEHGQDNQYEDALQRISIADIIIIYGMSCGETDKDWWEAIEKRLLGYKNSIAIVFSYETLRRTHNSQVERVRNRVRSKLCSSSENMATIGNRIIVECSKDLFSHIKSKTEEVRKQVDEVQVTKEEDTI